In a genomic window of Lacrimispora sp. BS-2:
- a CDS encoding winged helix-turn-helix domain-containing protein produces MNREQQERLWKIAEKFIICRKSMSALGDETRQRIVLALLECDYKGARLGELARKIQLSRPVVSHHLQVLKDAKIVNMRQEGTKNYFYIDSNESQWKILNEVTSLIYEEVQNISKTI; encoded by the coding sequence ATGAACAGAGAACAGCAGGAGAGGCTTTGGAAAATTGCAGAAAAATTCATTATATGCCGCAAATCCATGTCTGCACTGGGGGATGAAACGAGGCAACGGATTGTCCTTGCTCTTTTAGAGTGCGACTACAAAGGTGCCCGTTTGGGCGAACTTGCTCGTAAAATACAGCTATCTCGCCCTGTCGTATCCCATCACCTGCAGGTTTTAAAGGATGCGAAAATTGTAAATATGAGACAGGAAGGTACCAAAAATTATTTCTATATAGATTCGAATGAATCACAATGGAAAATACTGAATGAGGTAACCAGCCTTATATACGAAGAGGTCCAGAATATAAGCAAAACAATATGA